TTTTTCCAACGCCATCCTTAATAACGTTATATTTCTATCTGTTTTTTTCTTTCTTAGGTCTAAGTTACCTTCATAACCAGAATGCTGTACAATCAACGGTATATCATAATAGTCTACTTTTGAATGATTAATAGGTACTAATTGTTCATGTATGACTCCTTCATATTTATAATATAACTTAGAAAAAAAGCGACCAACTCTTTCGTGATATTTATAAGCTACTGCTCCTCTTGAGTATTCATTCACTCTTAACAATCTTCCTACTTTCGTTGGACTTAAAACTATCTTTTGTAGTTGTAGCTTATCTATAGTTTCAATTACTTCATCTGCATCAAGTACAAGAATAAATTCATTGGTAGCTTTAGTAATTGAAAAATTTCTTGCATCACTAAAGTCATTCTTCCATTTATAATCATATACCTTATCCGTAAATTGTAACGCTATCTCTTTGGTTTTGTCAGTTGACCCTGTATCTATAATAATTATTTCATCAGCAATTTGAGTCGCGCTTAATAAACTTCTTTTTATATTTGCTTCCTCGTTTTTTACTATCATGCAAACACTGACAGTATTCATATTTAATCCTCCTACTAGAATGTCAAGACCGTATAGTTAGGTTTATTATTTTAATTCTGTTTAATTACGCATCTAATCATGATTTAAAGTCTATTCCAGTTATATATCTAATACTTTACTACATTTATCGACATTTTATTCTTATATAGTAATAGATATTATTAATAGTTTTTTTGTATATATTTATTTAAGTATTATTAAAAAAAGTTTCTATTTTAATTGTTAGAGAATGCCTTACATCTAGCAATTAAAACAAAAACTTTTTTTGAAATAAAAAAGGGTGACCTTAAGGTCAGCCCTCTTAAATTCATTAATATTATTATTGTAATAATGATAAAACACCTTGAGTAGATTGGTTAGCTTGAGCAAGCATAGATTGAGCAGCTTGTTGAAGAATATTATCTTTTGAGTATTTTACCATTTCGTCTGCCATATCTACGTCACGAATACGAGATTCAGCTGCTTGTAAATTCTCAGATGTATTATCAGCATTAGCAATTGTATGCTCTAATCTATTTTGTAATGCACCAAGATTAGATCTTTGAGTGGAAACTGTATCAATAGCTTTCTGAACATTTGTAGTAGCTGTTTCAGCCTTAGTGTGATCAGTTACATCTAAA
The Clostridium sp. Marseille-P299 genome window above contains:
- a CDS encoding glycosyltransferase, which codes for MNTVSVCMIVKNEEANIKRSLLSATQIADEIIIIDTGSTDKTKEIALQFTDKVYDYKWKNDFSDARNFSITKATNEFILVLDADEVIETIDKLQLQKIVLSPTKVGRLLRVNEYSRGAVAYKYHERVGRFFSKLYYKYEGVIHEQLVPINHSKVDYYDIPLIVQHSGYEGNLDLRKKKTDRNITLLRMALEKNPEDPYLIYQIGKSYYMEENYKSACTYFSQVLSYDLDIRLEYVQDLIESYGYSLLNTEQYEAAMQLLNVYDEFAHSADFIFMIALVLMNNGKFLEAIEEFLKATRKKACKMEGVNGYLSFYNIGVIYECLGDKGSSIKYYKKCGDYKMAKQRIDSILG